One Engraulis encrasicolus isolate BLACKSEA-1 chromosome 5, IST_EnEncr_1.0, whole genome shotgun sequence DNA segment encodes these proteins:
- the LOC134449576 gene encoding complement C1q-like protein 4, whose translation MAFRMLLLLTALVLANGQPRGDTALAEELTAVKNRLATVEEELKKLKEVPRVAFSASLGGSGMIKTGPGQEKNLIYKDIITNIGDAYNMETGVFTAPVHGLYYVRFTANGPTDGTINANLYKNDAIFLMVHEQPSGAGSDTGSNGAAVELQKGDKLHMGLWPNTQIYDNSNRHSTVTAILLYPME comes from the exons ATGGCGTTCCGCATGCTGCTGCTACTGACAGCCCTGGTGCTGGCCAATGGTCAGCCAAGGGGAGATACAG CCCTTGCTGAAGAGCTGACTGCCGTCAAGAACAGGCTGGCCACTGTGGAGGAAGAACTAAAAAAGCTGAAAG AGGTTCCAAGGGTTGCCTTCTCTGCATCTCTGGGAGGATCTGGAATGATCAAAACCGGTCCTGGACAAGAAAAGAATCTCATCTACAAAGACATCATCACCAATATTGGTGATGCATATAACATGGAGACAG GCGTATTCACCGCTCCCGTGCACGGCCTGTACTATGTCCGTTTTACTGCCAATGGGCCAACGGACGGCACCATCAACGCCAACCTGTACAAGAACGACGCCATATTCCTGATGGTCCACGAGCAGCCCTCCGGCGCAGGCAGCGACACCGGCTCCAACGGCGCCGCCGTGGAGCTGCAGAAGGGGGACAAGCTGCACATGGGACTCTGGCCAAACACACAGATCTACGACAACTCCAACCGACACAGCACCGTCACCGCCATCCTCCTGTACCCCATGGAGTAG